A section of the Pseudovibrio sp. M1P-2-3 genome encodes:
- the glyA gene encoding serine hydroxymethyltransferase: MSLTDTTVTTQLYPEFFTGSLAQVDPEITATIKSELTRQQNEIELIASENIVSKAVLDAQGSIMTNKYAEGYPGRRYYGGCEHVDVAEELAIKRAKQLFGCDFANVQPNSGSQANQSVMMALAKPGDTLLGMSLDAGGHLTHGAKPNMSGKWFNAIQYGLDTATGRIDMDQVAQLAREHKPKVIVAGGSAYSREIDFAAFRAIADEVGAFLWVDMAHLAGLVAGGQHPSPFPYAHVATSTTHKTLRGPRGGLVLTNDEAIAKKINSAIFPGLQGGPLMHVIAAKAVAFGEALRPEFKIYAKNVIENAKVLAETLREGGLDIVSEGTDTHLMLVDLRPKNLTGVSAEKALERANITCNKNGVPLDPQKPTVTSGIRLGTPAGTTRGFGPAEFREIGLLINEVMEGLRASNTDEGNATVEAAVKEKVLKLTARFPIYKGL, from the coding sequence ATGTCCCTGACGGATACAACGGTCACCACTCAGCTCTACCCAGAGTTTTTTACAGGTTCCCTCGCTCAGGTCGACCCTGAAATTACAGCTACGATCAAAAGCGAACTCACTCGCCAGCAAAATGAGATCGAACTGATTGCTTCGGAAAATATTGTTTCCAAAGCGGTTCTTGATGCTCAAGGGTCTATTATGACCAATAAGTACGCGGAGGGGTATCCAGGCCGTCGTTACTATGGTGGTTGTGAGCACGTGGATGTGGCAGAAGAGCTTGCCATTAAACGGGCCAAACAGCTCTTTGGGTGTGACTTTGCCAACGTGCAGCCCAATTCCGGTTCTCAGGCGAACCAGTCAGTGATGATGGCGCTTGCTAAACCGGGCGACACATTACTCGGCATGAGCCTTGACGCTGGTGGTCACTTGACACATGGCGCTAAACCGAACATGTCCGGTAAATGGTTCAATGCCATTCAATATGGTCTGGACACGGCAACCGGCCGCATTGATATGGATCAGGTTGCTCAGCTTGCACGCGAGCACAAACCAAAAGTTATTGTTGCTGGCGGTTCTGCATATTCCCGCGAAATCGATTTTGCAGCTTTCCGCGCAATTGCCGATGAAGTAGGTGCCTTCCTGTGGGTGGATATGGCGCACTTAGCAGGTCTGGTGGCCGGTGGTCAGCACCCGAGCCCATTCCCGTACGCCCATGTTGCGACCTCCACCACTCATAAGACTCTGCGTGGTCCGCGCGGTGGTTTGGTGCTCACAAACGATGAAGCTATAGCCAAGAAAATCAATTCTGCCATTTTCCCGGGGCTTCAGGGTGGCCCGTTGATGCATGTAATTGCGGCTAAGGCTGTGGCTTTTGGTGAAGCGCTGCGTCCAGAGTTCAAGATCTACGCAAAGAACGTGATTGAGAATGCAAAAGTCTTGGCTGAAACTCTTCGTGAGGGTGGCTTGGACATTGTGTCTGAAGGTACAGATACGCATTTGATGCTGGTTGATCTGCGTCCAAAGAACCTCACCGGTGTTTCTGCAGAAAAAGCTCTTGAGCGCGCCAATATCACCTGTAACAAAAATGGTGTGCCGCTTGATCCGCAAAAGCCGACAGTAACCTCTGGTATTCGTCTGGGAACTCCCGCGGGTACAACTCGTGGTTTCGGGCCCGCCGAATTCCGCGAAATCGGTTTGTTGATTAATGAAGTGATGGAAGGCTTGCGTGCTTCCAATACGGATGAAGGCAACGCGACCGTTGAAGCAGCTGTAAAAGAGAAAGTTCTCAAGCTAACAGCTCGTTTCCCAATCTATAAAGGCCTTTAA